From the Cohaesibacter sp. ES.047 genome, one window contains:
- the dxr gene encoding 1-deoxy-D-xylulose-5-phosphate reductoisomerase translates to MAGTTKRISVLGATGSVGDSALDIIAGSPERYQVEALTANENVTKLAELAIKHRARYVAIADEGRYDDLKAALSGSGVAVGAGLSALEEAAAMQVDIVVGAIVGAAGIRPTMASLKAGNQVALANKEALVCAGDLVMAEAAKLGKPILPVDSEHSAIFQIFDEDNRCEIEEVTITASGGPFRTWDQRSIAKATPDQALKHPNWSMGAKVTIDSASLMNKGLEVIEAHHLYRMLREKLSVVVHPQSIIHGLVTYTDGSMLAHLGAADMRIPVAHCLAWPERAPANTRRISLVELGQLTFEAPDLERFPCLRLALDALDHGGNLPNIMNAANEIAVAAFLGGRMTFGGIPELVERTMLEMQKRGESKPAGSIEDVLEADKSSRVVAEQLLVHIN, encoded by the coding sequence ATGGCCGGAACGACAAAGAGAATCTCCGTTCTTGGCGCGACCGGTTCGGTTGGCGACTCCGCTCTTGATATCATCGCCGGATCACCGGAGCGCTATCAGGTGGAGGCTCTGACGGCCAATGAAAACGTGACCAAGCTCGCCGAGCTTGCGATCAAGCATCGAGCCCGATATGTCGCGATAGCTGATGAGGGTCGATACGATGACCTCAAGGCCGCTTTGTCGGGGAGCGGCGTTGCTGTCGGAGCCGGGCTTTCCGCGCTTGAGGAAGCGGCAGCCATGCAGGTCGATATTGTTGTGGGTGCCATTGTCGGCGCGGCGGGTATCCGGCCCACCATGGCCTCCCTTAAGGCAGGCAATCAGGTGGCGCTTGCCAACAAGGAAGCGCTGGTCTGTGCCGGTGACCTCGTGATGGCGGAAGCCGCAAAGCTTGGCAAGCCGATCCTGCCAGTGGACTCCGAGCACAGCGCCATTTTTCAAATATTCGATGAAGACAACCGGTGCGAGATCGAAGAGGTGACGATCACCGCGTCGGGTGGTCCTTTCCGGACTTGGGATCAACGCTCAATCGCCAAGGCCACGCCGGATCAGGCCCTCAAGCATCCCAACTGGTCGATGGGCGCCAAGGTGACGATCGATTCTGCTTCGTTGATGAACAAGGGGCTGGAGGTCATCGAAGCCCACCATCTTTACCGCATGCTACGCGAAAAGCTCTCTGTGGTGGTGCATCCCCAATCCATCATTCATGGGCTTGTGACCTACACCGACGGATCCATGCTGGCCCATCTGGGGGCTGCGGACATGCGCATTCCGGTTGCCCATTGTTTGGCTTGGCCGGAGCGTGCGCCGGCAAATACACGCCGGATTTCGCTCGTTGAGCTTGGCCAGTTGACCTTTGAAGCGCCGGACCTTGAGCGCTTCCCCTGTCTGCGGCTGGCGCTTGATGCGCTGGACCATGGTGGCAATCTGCCCAATATCATGAATGCTGCCAATGAGATAGCGGTTGCCGCTTTCCTTGGTGGGCGCATGACCTTTGGCGGCATCCCCGAGCTTGTGGAAAGAACAATGCTGGAGATGCAAAAGCGCGGGGAAAGCAAGCCTGCCGGGAGCATTGAAGACGTTCTGGAGGCTGACAAATCGTCTCGCGTGGTCGCAGAACAATTGCTTGTCCATATCAATTGA
- a CDS encoding phosphatidate cytidylyltransferase, translating to MPAKSGPLGEAGLLVEDQALGQKQDKTAKTAADQGKAKAPWSNLALRALSGILLAVLAFLATWWGGLAFALLFGLGALLVYREWVAIVGEAPFGIPALIGYASIAGALVCFYVGAWQASLVIPLFGAGFLYFARCSYPFARWCASGILYSAWFGLSAIALRQDPANGFAAILLLFAIVWGTDVAAYFVGKTLGGPKLWPKVSPKKTWSGSIGGLLVGVAFACAVAFALNVPISLLLILMLAALSVVSQLGDLAESHMKRLFGVKDSGNLIPGHGGVMDRVDGLAVAMVAAAVIGLSSGSVTGVATGFLVW from the coding sequence ATGCCTGCCAAGTCCGGGCCGCTTGGTGAAGCTGGCCTGTTGGTGGAGGACCAAGCGCTGGGTCAAAAACAAGACAAAACTGCCAAGACGGCAGCAGATCAGGGGAAGGCTAAGGCCCCATGGTCCAATCTGGCCTTGCGTGCCTTGTCCGGTATTTTACTCGCCGTGCTTGCCTTTTTGGCGACGTGGTGGGGTGGTCTTGCGTTCGCTCTTCTCTTCGGGCTTGGTGCTCTGCTCGTTTATCGTGAGTGGGTGGCAATCGTTGGAGAGGCGCCATTCGGCATTCCAGCCTTGATCGGTTATGCCTCGATCGCTGGCGCGCTTGTTTGCTTCTATGTCGGTGCGTGGCAGGCGAGCCTCGTCATTCCACTGTTTGGGGCTGGCTTTCTCTATTTTGCCCGCTGTTCCTATCCTTTTGCGCGCTGGTGTGCCTCGGGTATTCTCTATTCGGCTTGGTTCGGATTGTCCGCCATTGCGCTGAGGCAGGATCCGGCAAACGGCTTTGCTGCCATTTTGCTGTTGTTCGCAATCGTCTGGGGTACGGATGTGGCTGCCTATTTCGTTGGGAAAACTCTGGGTGGTCCGAAACTATGGCCCAAGGTGTCGCCCAAGAAGACCTGGTCCGGTTCGATTGGCGGGCTGCTGGTTGGTGTGGCCTTTGCCTGTGCTGTTGCCTTTGCGCTCAATGTGCCAATCAGCCTTTTGCTGATTCTGATGCTGGCAGCTCTGTCTGTGGTGTCCCAACTGGGGGATCTGGCTGAATCGCACATGAAGCGTTTGTTCGGGGTCAAGGATTCGGGCAACCTCATTCCCGGCCACGGTGGCGTCATGGATCGGGTTGACGGGCTGGCTGTTGCGATGGTGGCCGCCGCGGTCATTGGGCTTTCCTCCGGCTCTGTCACCGGCGTGGCCACAGGCTTTCTGGTGTGGTAA
- a CDS encoding isoprenyl transferase, with translation MAGHPGLAEAPILDAVSIPRHLAVIMDGNGRWAKARGLSRTQGHRQGVVAVRNIVASATKIGIEYLTLFSFSSENWSRPATEIAELLGLLKLFIRKDLSTLKKQNVRVLVIGGRADLSADLVDLLEMAEERTAGNTGMTLVIAFNYGSRSEMTDMVRRLAREVEQGRLASDQISEEMISSSLYSAGIPDPDVIIRTSGEKRLSNFLLWQAAYAEFVFVDCNWPDFDEQQLILALEEYGRRNRRFGGLAEEDCQGSKKIVASGG, from the coding sequence ATGGCCGGGCACCCAGGTTTAGCTGAAGCCCCAATCCTAGATGCAGTTTCCATTCCGCGCCATCTGGCCGTGATCATGGATGGCAATGGGCGTTGGGCGAAGGCGCGCGGCCTGTCTCGCACACAAGGACACAGGCAGGGTGTGGTGGCGGTCCGCAACATTGTGGCGAGCGCTACCAAGATCGGGATCGAGTATCTGACACTCTTCAGTTTCAGTTCCGAGAACTGGTCACGGCCAGCAACCGAGATCGCAGAACTCTTGGGATTGCTCAAGCTTTTCATTCGCAAGGACCTTTCAACGCTCAAGAAGCAGAATGTTCGTGTCCTTGTGATCGGCGGGCGGGCAGATTTGTCGGCCGATCTTGTTGATCTGCTTGAGATGGCGGAGGAACGAACCGCTGGCAACACCGGCATGACTCTCGTGATTGCATTCAACTACGGGTCGCGCAGTGAAATGACGGATATGGTGCGTCGGCTGGCCCGCGAAGTGGAACAAGGCCGTCTTGCTTCTGATCAAATCTCCGAAGAGATGATTTCGTCTTCACTCTATTCTGCGGGCATTCCTGATCCGGATGTGATTATTCGCACGAGCGGGGAGAAGCGTCTGTCGAATTTTCTGCTTTGGCAGGCAGCTTACGCGGAGTTCGTTTTCGTGGATTGCAATTGGCCGGACTTTGACGAGCAGCAACTCATTCTTGCGCTTGAAGAGTACGGACGACGCAATCGCCGATTTGGCGGTTTGGCGGAAGAAGACTGTCAGGGTAGCAAAAAGATCGTCGCATCTGGCGGTTAA
- the frr gene encoding ribosome recycling factor, whose amino-acid sequence MSAEELDLDDLERRMKGAVSVLKTELSGLRTGRASINLLDPITVEAYGQTMPINQVGTVSVPEPRMLSIQIWDKGMVRAVEKAIRESNLGINPVTDGQLLRLPIPEMNEERRTEMTKIAHSYAENAKVAVRHVRKDGMDQCKKAEKDGMSEDDSKIYQDEIQSLTDKTVNAIDELLEAKQTEIMQV is encoded by the coding sequence ATGTCTGCCGAAGAACTGGATCTTGATGACCTTGAGCGTCGCATGAAGGGTGCCGTTTCCGTTCTCAAAACGGAGTTGTCCGGTCTGCGCACCGGGCGCGCCTCTATCAACCTGCTCGATCCGATCACGGTCGAGGCCTATGGCCAGACCATGCCGATCAATCAGGTTGGTACTGTCTCTGTTCCTGAGCCGCGTATGCTGTCGATCCAGATTTGGGACAAAGGTATGGTTCGCGCTGTTGAAAAAGCGATCCGCGAATCCAACCTCGGTATCAATCCGGTGACAGACGGGCAGTTGTTGCGCCTTCCCATTCCTGAAATGAATGAGGAACGACGCACCGAGATGACCAAGATTGCCCACTCTTATGCTGAAAATGCCAAGGTTGCCGTGCGGCATGTTCGCAAAGATGGTATGGACCAGTGCAAGAAGGCCGAGAAAGACGGCATGAGTGAAGATGACTCCAAAATCTATCAGGATGAAATCCAGAGCCTGACCGATAAGACCGTCAATGCAATCGACGAATTGCTTGAAGCCAAGCAGACCGAAATCATGCAGGTCTAG
- the pyrH gene encoding UMP kinase, with protein MAELKYKRILLKVSGEALMGEQSFGIDQSVIERVATDIENARALGAEICVVIGGGNIFRGVSVAAQGGDRVVGDHMGMLATVMNCLAMSSALNAKGIPAVPMSAIAMPEVCESFTQRGAKAHLADGKVVLFAAGTGCPFFTTDSGAALRAAEMQCDALLKGTQVDGIYSADPKIVPDAIRYDTITHADMLKQGLKVMDAAAIALAQDGNIPIIVFSLHEPDGLVEILQGRGRCTVVSD; from the coding sequence ATGGCAGAGCTCAAATACAAGCGCATTTTGCTGAAAGTTTCGGGCGAAGCCCTGATGGGGGAGCAGTCCTTCGGGATTGATCAGAGCGTTATCGAGCGAGTTGCCACTGATATAGAGAATGCGCGCGCCCTTGGTGCCGAAATCTGTGTCGTGATTGGTGGCGGGAACATTTTTCGCGGTGTGTCCGTCGCAGCTCAGGGTGGGGATCGCGTTGTTGGCGACCATATGGGCATGCTCGCCACGGTTATGAACTGCCTTGCCATGTCGAGCGCGCTCAACGCCAAAGGCATCCCGGCTGTGCCGATGTCCGCTATCGCCATGCCCGAGGTCTGTGAGAGCTTCACCCAGCGCGGTGCCAAGGCTCATCTGGCGGATGGCAAGGTCGTGCTGTTTGCAGCCGGGACAGGTTGCCCCTTCTTTACTACCGATTCTGGTGCAGCGCTGCGCGCCGCGGAAATGCAATGCGATGCACTGCTGAAGGGCACACAGGTCGACGGGATTTATTCTGCCGATCCCAAAATCGTTCCCGATGCGATCCGCTATGATACCATTACGCACGCCGATATGCTCAAACAGGGGCTCAAGGTTATGGATGCGGCTGCAATTGCGCTTGCTCAGGACGGCAATATACCGATAATTGTATTCTCACTCCACGAACCGGACGGCCTTGTCGAAATTCTACAGGGCAGGGGGCGTTGCACCGTGGTGTCTGACTAG
- the tsf gene encoding translation elongation factor Ts: MAITASMVKELRETSGAGMMDCKKALAETDGDMEAAIDWLRTKGLSKAAKKSGRIAAEGLIAIAGEGNKAAVVELNAETDFVSRNEQFQELASKIAAVTIEAGSDLEAILAAPYPGGATVADTITNAVATIGENMNLRRGAVMSVDKGIVATYMHNATAPGLGRLGVLVALESEGDAAKLDALGKQIAMHVAATNPLAATTDELDPAAVEREKTVFSEQAKASGKPESIIEKMVEGRLRKFYEEVVLLKQTFVIDGENTVEQAIKNAEAEVGAPIKLVGFTRFALGEGIEKKEEDFAAEVAAASGNA, encoded by the coding sequence ATGGCGATTACAGCATCTATGGTGAAAGAGCTCCGTGAAACCTCTGGCGCGGGCATGATGGACTGCAAAAAGGCTCTGGCTGAGACCGATGGTGACATGGAAGCAGCAATCGATTGGTTGCGCACCAAAGGCCTCTCCAAAGCGGCTAAGAAATCTGGCCGTATCGCGGCTGAAGGCCTCATCGCCATCGCTGGCGAAGGCAACAAGGCTGCCGTGGTGGAACTCAACGCCGAAACCGACTTCGTTTCCCGCAACGAACAGTTCCAGGAGCTGGCCAGCAAAATTGCTGCAGTGACCATCGAAGCCGGATCCGACCTTGAAGCTATTCTGGCCGCCCCCTATCCGGGTGGTGCCACTGTTGCAGACACCATCACCAACGCTGTTGCCACGATCGGCGAGAACATGAACCTGCGTCGCGGTGCGGTCATGAGCGTCGACAAGGGCATTGTTGCTACCTACATGCACAACGCAACGGCTCCCGGCCTTGGCCGTCTTGGTGTTCTGGTTGCTCTGGAATCCGAAGGCGATGCAGCAAAGCTTGATGCTCTGGGCAAACAGATTGCCATGCATGTAGCTGCGACCAACCCGTTGGCTGCGACCACGGATGAATTGGATCCTGCTGCTGTCGAACGTGAAAAAACCGTGTTCTCCGAGCAGGCCAAAGCATCCGGCAAGCCGGAAAGCATCATCGAGAAAATGGTCGAAGGCCGTCTGCGCAAATTCTATGAAGAAGTTGTTCTTCTCAAGCAGACTTTCGTGATCGACGGTGAAAACACCGTTGAGCAGGCGATCAAAAATGCCGAAGCCGAAGTTGGCGCTCCGATCAAACTCGTTGGCTTTACCCGCTTTGCGCTGGGCGAAGGCATCGAAAAGAAAGAAGAAGATTTCGCTGCTGAGGTTGCTGCCGCTTCCGGCAATGCCTGA
- the rpsB gene encoding 30S ribosomal protein S2, with the protein MALPEVSMRTLLEAGVHFGHQTHRWNPKMGKYIFGARNNIHIVDLSQTVPLMNEALKVVSDTVARGGRVLLVGTKRQAAGPIAEAAKSCAQYYVNSRWLGGMMTNWKTITQSIQRLRKLDELLEGEGKGFTKKERLTLTRERDKLERALGGIKDMGGVPDLIFVIDTNKETIAINEARRLGIPVAAIVDTNCDPDGIDFPVPGNDDASRALALYCDLIVAAAIDGISRSAGETGVDLGEAEEGLVELEIEGVDEGAAEAEVVSEEAAVTPSETTENA; encoded by the coding sequence ATGGCACTTCCTGAAGTATCCATGCGCACGCTGCTTGAAGCAGGTGTGCATTTTGGTCACCAGACCCACCGCTGGAACCCGAAAATGGGCAAATACATTTTCGGCGCTCGCAACAACATCCATATCGTCGATCTGTCTCAGACCGTTCCCCTGATGAACGAAGCTCTGAAGGTTGTTTCCGACACCGTTGCTCGCGGCGGTCGCGTCCTCCTTGTTGGCACCAAGCGTCAGGCTGCTGGCCCGATCGCTGAAGCCGCAAAGTCCTGCGCTCAGTATTACGTCAACTCCCGCTGGCTTGGCGGCATGATGACCAACTGGAAAACCATCACCCAGTCCATTCAGCGTCTGCGTAAGCTCGATGAGCTGCTTGAAGGCGAAGGCAAAGGCTTCACCAAGAAAGAGCGCCTGACCCTGACCCGCGAACGCGATAAGCTGGAACGTGCTCTGGGCGGTATCAAGGACATGGGCGGTGTGCCTGACCTGATTTTCGTCATCGACACCAACAAAGAAACCATCGCAATCAACGAAGCGCGCCGTCTGGGTATTCCCGTGGCAGCCATTGTTGATACCAACTGCGATCCGGATGGTATCGACTTCCCGGTTCCTGGCAACGATGACGCGTCTCGTGCTCTGGCTCTTTACTGCGATCTGATTGTTGCTGCTGCCATCGACGGCATCTCCCGGTCTGCTGGTGAAACCGGCGTTGATCTGGGCGAAGCTGAAGAAGGCCTTGTCGAGCTTGAAATCGAGGGCGTTGACGAAGGTGCGGCTGAAGCTGAAGTGGTTTCTGAAGAAGCTGCTGTAACGCCTTCAGAAACAACTGAAAACGCTTGA
- a CDS encoding AraC family transcriptional regulator yields MTQTGKSVFGYLKDTSAAVQESYLDLGFGRYGAIWTNAKDHVRYEKLEGHTFSWYARGGQGVFRVDGDKREGRPGAFCIFPQGQTSEWDITGPLEMMHLYLPSDELRRCYSEMLDRDGQLLDLADVTYADAGDLARAFAEMLVATRTGQSLRAEEAMTELVAGVLKDQRFHGLSVQPLRGGLSGRVRRQLTDYIEANLDQVIRLQDLAAIAGLSEFHLQRAFKQTCGVSPHSFASHRRVERAKLQIRQGAPLIQVSDACGFSSQSHFTRSFKAGTGVTPAAYRKAVA; encoded by the coding sequence ATGACCCAGACCGGTAAATCCGTCTTTGGATATCTGAAAGACACGTCCGCTGCTGTTCAGGAGAGTTATCTTGATCTCGGCTTTGGTCGCTATGGCGCGATCTGGACGAATGCCAAGGACCATGTTCGTTACGAGAAACTGGAAGGGCACACCTTCAGCTGGTACGCACGCGGCGGGCAGGGTGTCTTTCGGGTCGATGGTGATAAACGGGAAGGGCGGCCCGGGGCCTTTTGCATTTTTCCGCAAGGCCAGACCTCAGAATGGGATATCACAGGTCCGCTGGAAATGATGCATCTGTATTTGCCCAGTGATGAGCTGCGCCGGTGCTATTCGGAAATGCTTGATCGGGATGGGCAATTGCTGGATCTCGCCGATGTGACCTATGCGGACGCGGGAGACCTGGCGCGCGCCTTTGCAGAGATGCTCGTTGCGACCCGAACGGGGCAGTCACTGCGTGCCGAGGAAGCGATGACCGAGCTTGTCGCAGGTGTTTTGAAGGATCAGCGCTTCCACGGGCTGTCGGTCCAGCCCTTGCGTGGCGGACTGTCTGGCCGTGTCAGGCGGCAATTGACCGACTATATCGAGGCCAATCTCGATCAGGTCATCCGGCTGCAGGATCTGGCCGCGATTGCAGGCCTGAGTGAGTTTCACCTCCAGCGCGCCTTCAAGCAGACTTGCGGCGTGTCTCCGCATTCCTTTGCCAGCCATCGAAGGGTGGAGCGTGCAAAACTGCAGATCAGGCAAGGCGCTCCGCTGATTCAAGTCTCAGACGCTTGCGGCTTTTCCAGTCAGAGCCATTTCACGCGGAGCTTCAAGGCTGGAACGGGCGTGACGCCCGCGGCGTATCGCAAGGCGGTTGCCTGA
- a CDS encoding DMT family transporter, protein MIPVLFLSTVLIWGTTWLAIALQAGPVPVLVSVFYRFALAGILFLFILAVTGRLRLPKREHQVWLVAQALCLFSLNFICFYHAVHYIPSGLESLIFSLSTIFNALNARIFYGERISGKVILASLLGISGLVLLFGRDILDADASGTLTGVGLAMLGTLFFSLGNMVSRRNSREGISPVFANAWAMSYGAIVLMLLIILTGTPLIAPPDATYLGALLYLAAIGSIVGFSTYLILVARIGSARAAYATVLFPIIALGLSTVFEGYVWHWTGFVGLGLALLGNIVIFAPSRRPRRTAPIAKDAETVASS, encoded by the coding sequence ATGATCCCGGTTCTTTTTCTCTCCACTGTGCTCATCTGGGGTACGACATGGCTCGCCATTGCATTGCAGGCTGGCCCAGTCCCCGTGCTTGTCTCTGTTTTCTATCGGTTTGCCCTCGCCGGCATCCTCTTTCTGTTCATTCTGGCCGTAACCGGTCGCTTGCGTCTGCCAAAACGCGAGCATCAAGTCTGGCTCGTGGCACAGGCCCTCTGCCTCTTCAGCCTCAATTTCATCTGCTTTTATCATGCCGTTCACTACATCCCGTCGGGATTGGAATCGTTGATCTTCTCGCTGTCCACCATCTTCAATGCCCTCAACGCCCGGATTTTCTATGGTGAGAGAATCAGCGGCAAGGTCATTCTTGCCAGCCTGCTCGGTATCAGTGGACTGGTGCTGCTGTTCGGCCGTGACATCCTTGATGCTGATGCATCAGGCACGCTGACCGGCGTCGGCCTTGCCATGCTGGGCACCCTGTTCTTTTCCCTTGGCAACATGGTCTCGCGTCGCAACAGCAGGGAAGGCATCTCTCCTGTCTTCGCCAACGCCTGGGCCATGAGCTATGGCGCGATTGTCCTGATGCTGCTCATCATACTCACGGGAACACCACTCATAGCCCCTCCAGACGCCACCTATCTGGGAGCGCTGCTTTATCTCGCGGCCATCGGTTCGATTGTTGGCTTCAGCACATATCTCATTCTGGTCGCCCGGATCGGGTCGGCGCGCGCGGCCTATGCCACCGTCCTGTTCCCGATCATCGCCCTTGGCTTGTCGACCGTGTTTGAAGGCTATGTCTGGCACTGGACAGGCTTTGTGGGACTTGGCCTCGCGCTTCTGGGCAACATCGTCATCTTCGCCCCCAGCCGCCGACCCCGCCGCACAGCGCCCATCGCCAAGGATGCAGAGACGGTTGCCTCTTCATAA
- a CDS encoding epimerase produces MRGMVRNLEKSQAASSTPIEWIRGDALVLDDVMRAADGVSVIVHAVNPPGYQNWDKLVMPMLENSIAAARSVGGARLVLQGTIYNFDAASHGVIDEMTEQDGNSRKGRIRVEMERALRAVSAEVPVLILRAGDFFGPGAGSSWFSQAMVARGKRLKRIVNPAIRAGHSWAYLPDLGEAFAMLLDREAELLPFEVVHFEGIYDDTGLVMTGGIRQAVGRKLPVWSMPWWLFRLLAPFGGFPREVAEIIPHWKYPLRLDNHRLLTLLGAEPRTEPFDAIRAALSDLGCS; encoded by the coding sequence GTGCGCGGAATGGTGCGCAATCTGGAAAAATCACAAGCGGCGTCAAGCACCCCCATCGAGTGGATCAGGGGCGATGCTCTGGTTCTTGATGATGTGATGCGTGCCGCTGATGGGGTGAGTGTGATTGTTCATGCGGTGAACCCTCCCGGCTACCAAAACTGGGACAAGCTGGTGATGCCGATGCTGGAAAACAGCATCGCTGCCGCCCGGTCCGTGGGCGGTGCGCGCCTCGTGTTGCAGGGCACGATATACAATTTTGATGCAGCAAGCCATGGCGTCATCGATGAAATGACCGAGCAGGACGGCAACAGCCGCAAGGGCCGGATCAGGGTTGAAATGGAACGTGCGTTGCGGGCAGTTTCAGCCGAAGTGCCGGTGCTCATCCTCAGAGCCGGCGACTTCTTTGGTCCAGGCGCTGGTTCTAGCTGGTTTTCTCAGGCCATGGTGGCAAGAGGAAAGCGGTTGAAACGCATTGTCAATCCGGCGATCCGGGCCGGGCACAGCTGGGCCTATCTGCCTGATCTTGGTGAAGCCTTCGCCATGTTACTGGATCGGGAGGCTGAGTTGCTTCCTTTCGAGGTGGTGCATTTTGAGGGCATCTATGACGATACGGGCCTCGTGATGACCGGCGGCATAAGACAGGCGGTTGGCCGAAAACTGCCGGTCTGGTCGATGCCGTGGTGGCTTTTTCGGCTTCTGGCCCCATTTGGCGGGTTCCCGCGTGAAGTGGCCGAGATCATTCCGCATTGGAAATATCCCTTGCGGCTCGATAATCACCGCCTCCTTACGCTTCTGGGGGCCGAACCAAGAACAGAGCCGTTTGACGCCATCCGTGCGGCCCTGTCGGATCTTGGGTGTTCATAA
- a CDS encoding LysR substrate-binding domain-containing protein, whose product MDGTMEASNWVMRCDSHPAMLAAARAGLGIAIAQIPTIKTDPRLQILLPDLELPRLDTWVVTHEDLRHVPKVRALFDRLVEGFKTYR is encoded by the coding sequence ATGGACGGGACCATGGAGGCCAGCAATTGGGTCATGCGATGCGACAGTCATCCGGCCATGCTCGCCGCTGCCCGCGCAGGGCTGGGGATCGCAATCGCCCAGATCCCGACGATCAAAACCGATCCGCGCCTTCAGATACTGCTCCCCGACCTCGAGCTTCCCCGTCTTGATACATGGGTCGTCACCCATGAAGACTTGCGTCATGTCCCCAAGGTTCGAGCGCTTTTTGACCGGTTGGTCGAGGGGTTCAAGACCTATCGCTAA